A window from Sphingobium sp. EM0848 encodes these proteins:
- a CDS encoding tetratricopeptide repeat protein, with translation MLMLPAAAGASLDPASALHAYMRGRLADGEGASGVALSSYRQALGQDPASLAVARRSYFQALISGDRLLALKSAAILESDGQLPRDGTLLQIGDALGRKDWPSARRLVDRLVEEGNFAFLAPIIRSWISVGEGRHAPPAIDHNDRFASLARRYADEHLALQALGKGDLETGQSAINRALALRIGEAAEMRLLFAGQLAARGARTQALDLLPAREADLAQARADITRGKSLSQWGKPLTPAQGFARLVARLGADIATDGSTGTLGIRLARIAGFADPDGPAVHLIAANLLTRAGHAEYGVDEARRIAPAGWYGALGQEELVEALAASNRRGEAIALARALAAAPDAEAERHVQLGRLLADEKDYAGAADAFRAAQARYPENAAPWMLLLFEGSALEQGARWTEARAVLERAARIAPDEPAVLNYLGYAQIERRQNMTAALDLLKRASALKPDDASITDSLGWAQFVTGNLDAAVPMLERAAAGAPADVTINEHLGDALWSAGRRYEARYAWRAAAVFAEGEAADRLAAKAKEGMKPEYAAR, from the coding sequence ATGCTGATGCTGCCCGCTGCGGCGGGCGCATCGCTCGATCCTGCGAGCGCTTTGCATGCCTATATGCGGGGGCGCCTGGCCGATGGCGAAGGCGCTTCCGGCGTTGCGCTCAGCAGCTATCGCCAGGCGCTGGGACAGGATCCCGCCAGTCTGGCCGTGGCCCGACGCTCCTATTTTCAGGCGCTGATCAGCGGCGACAGGCTGCTGGCGCTCAAATCCGCCGCCATATTGGAAAGCGACGGGCAATTACCGCGCGACGGCACGCTGCTTCAGATCGGCGATGCTCTCGGACGCAAGGACTGGCCGTCAGCGCGACGCCTGGTCGACCGGCTCGTCGAGGAAGGAAATTTCGCCTTTCTCGCGCCGATCATCCGTAGCTGGATTTCGGTCGGGGAGGGGCGTCATGCGCCGCCTGCGATCGACCACAACGACCGCTTCGCCTCGCTCGCCAGACGCTATGCCGACGAACATCTGGCCTTGCAGGCCCTTGGCAAGGGTGATCTGGAAACCGGCCAGTCGGCGATCAATCGCGCCCTGGCCCTGCGGATCGGAGAGGCGGCGGAAATGCGCCTGCTCTTCGCAGGACAATTGGCGGCGCGCGGCGCAAGGACGCAGGCGCTCGATCTGTTGCCGGCACGGGAAGCCGATCTGGCGCAGGCGAGGGCGGACATCACTCGTGGCAAGTCGCTTTCCCAATGGGGCAAGCCGTTGACGCCGGCTCAGGGTTTTGCGCGCCTCGTCGCGCGGCTCGGCGCCGATATTGCGACAGACGGCAGCACGGGAACGCTTGGCATCAGGCTCGCACGCATCGCCGGTTTTGCGGACCCGGATGGACCCGCCGTTCATCTGATCGCGGCCAATCTGCTGACGCGCGCGGGACATGCCGAATATGGCGTGGACGAAGCGCGCAGGATCGCGCCTGCCGGCTGGTACGGCGCACTCGGACAGGAGGAACTGGTCGAGGCTCTGGCGGCATCGAACAGGCGAGGCGAGGCGATCGCGTTGGCGCGCGCACTGGCCGCCGCACCCGATGCCGAAGCGGAGCGTCATGTACAACTCGGTCGGCTGCTGGCGGACGAAAAGGATTATGCCGGCGCAGCGGACGCCTTCCGGGCGGCACAGGCGCGCTACCCGGAAAATGCCGCTCCCTGGATGCTCCTGCTGTTCGAGGGGAGCGCTCTGGAGCAAGGCGCACGCTGGACCGAAGCGCGGGCCGTGCTGGAGCGGGCGGCCCGGATCGCGCCCGATGAGCCTGCTGTCCTCAACTATCTCGGCTACGCGCAGATCGAGCGGCGGCAGAATATGACCGCTGCGCTCGATCTGTTGAAACGGGCCAGTGCGCTGAAGCCGGATGATGCATCGATCACCGATTCGCTCGGCTGGGCGCAATTTGTGACCGGCAATCTGGACGCGGCGGTGCCGATGCTGGAACGCGCGGCAGCGGGGGCGCCAGCCGATGTGACGATCAACGAACATCTGGGCGATGCACTTTGGTCCGCCGGGCGACGCTATGAGGCACGCTATGCCTGGCGGGCGGCTGCCGTCTTTGCCGAAGGGGAGGCTGCGGACCGGCTTGCTGCCAAGGCGAAAGAAGGAATGAAACCGGAATATGCCGCACGTTGA
- a CDS encoding 4-(cytidine 5'-diphospho)-2-C-methyl-D-erythritol kinase — MPHVDAGTTPALSTLELVETAFAKVNLALHVRERRADGYHTLESLFVFAETGDLLSARPRSDAMVSLCIEGPFAGALDAGPDNLVMKAAHALQAHMGEERGAALLLKKNLPVASGIGGGSADAAAALRLLVRLWNVDIAPEALAQIALSLGSDVPACIASVTQMVRGRGEVLQQQAVEGLPGTPMLLVNPGVGVSTARIFGAWDQVDRGPLNAASLAQIMGEGRNDLEPPAIEAAPAIADVLTALRSCEGVKMARMSGSGATCFALFETDRHLAAAGALLRAEHAHWWVAETRIRTA, encoded by the coding sequence ATGCCGCACGTTGACGCGGGAACGACGCCTGCGCTGTCGACTCTGGAATTGGTCGAGACAGCCTTTGCCAAAGTGAACCTGGCTCTGCATGTCCGCGAAAGGCGGGCCGATGGTTATCACACACTGGAAAGCCTATTCGTTTTTGCCGAAACAGGGGACCTGCTGTCTGCCCGCCCTCGGTCCGATGCCATGGTCAGCCTGTGCATTGAGGGCCCTTTTGCCGGTGCGCTGGATGCCGGGCCGGACAATCTGGTGATGAAGGCCGCGCACGCGCTACAGGCTCATATGGGCGAGGAGCGCGGCGCGGCGTTGCTATTGAAGAAGAACTTGCCCGTGGCATCGGGCATAGGCGGCGGTTCGGCCGATGCGGCAGCTGCGCTGCGGCTGCTGGTGCGGTTGTGGAATGTCGACATCGCACCGGAGGCGCTGGCGCAGATCGCCCTGTCGCTGGGGTCGGATGTGCCCGCCTGCATCGCGAGCGTGACGCAAATGGTGCGCGGTCGGGGTGAGGTGTTGCAGCAGCAGGCAGTGGAGGGTCTCCCCGGAACGCCGATGTTGCTGGTCAATCCGGGCGTAGGAGTTTCGACGGCGCGGATTTTCGGGGCGTGGGATCAGGTCGATCGCGGGCCACTAAATGCTGCCAGCCTGGCGCAGATCATGGGCGAGGGACGCAATGATCTGGAACCGCCAGCGATAGAGGCGGCTCCTGCGATCGCCGATGTGCTGACCGCCCTGCGTTCCTGCGAAGGAGTGAAGATGGCGCGCATGTCGGGATCGGGTGCGACCTGTTTCGCGCTGTTCGAAACGGATCGGCATCTGGCGGCAGCGGGAGCTTTGCTGCGGGCGGAACACGCCCATTGGTGGGTCGCGGAAACGAGGATCAGGACGGCATGA
- a CDS encoding electron transfer flavoprotein-ubiquinone oxidoreductase — MSERDSMPYDIVIVGGGPAGLSSAIRLKQLANDAGQELSVCVLEKGSEIGAHILSGAVVDPKALDELFPEWRDMGCPMAEVPVTDNQHWFLTKGGKMAMPHIMTPGWMHNKGTYTGSLGNLCRWLAEQAEGLGVEIFPGFAAAEILYNEDGSVKGVATGDMGIDREGNRKPDYQPGLELHARYTFFAEGARGHLTKILKRQFALDADCEPQVYGIGMKELWDIDPAKHKPGLVIHTQGWPLTDAYGGGFLYHQANGQVALGFVVGLGYSNPYLYPFEEFQRWKQHPEIRKYLEGGRRVSYGARAINEGGWQSIPKLAFPGGALIGCSAGFVNVPRIKGTHTAMKSGMLAAESAFAAIQADRSSDVLADYEPTLRSSWIATELQLVKNAEPLLAKFGNTIGTMLAGIDMWMRTLKIGLPFTMKHKPDCEKLARKDHARKIDYPKPDGVISFDRLSSVFLSNTNHEEDQPVHLQLKDPSIPISYNLPLYDEPAQRYCPAGVYEVVGLDEGNPRFQINAQNCVHCKTCDIKDPTQNINWVVPEGGGGPNYPNM, encoded by the coding sequence ATGAGCGAACGGGATTCGATGCCCTATGACATCGTCATCGTCGGCGGGGGACCGGCGGGGCTGTCCTCTGCGATCCGGCTAAAGCAGCTGGCGAACGATGCGGGCCAGGAATTGTCGGTGTGCGTACTGGAAAAGGGGTCGGAAATCGGCGCGCACATATTGTCGGGCGCGGTCGTCGATCCCAAGGCGCTGGATGAGCTGTTTCCCGAATGGCGCGACATGGGCTGCCCGATGGCGGAAGTGCCCGTCACGGACAACCAGCACTGGTTCCTGACCAAGGGCGGCAAGATGGCCATGCCGCACATCATGACGCCGGGCTGGATGCACAATAAGGGCACCTATACCGGATCGCTGGGCAATCTCTGCCGCTGGCTGGCGGAGCAGGCCGAAGGGCTGGGCGTCGAAATCTTCCCCGGCTTTGCCGCAGCGGAAATCCTCTACAATGAGGATGGTTCGGTGAAGGGCGTCGCGACCGGCGACATGGGCATCGACCGCGAAGGCAATCGCAAGCCCGATTATCAGCCGGGCCTTGAACTGCACGCTCGCTACACCTTCTTCGCCGAAGGCGCGCGCGGCCACCTGACCAAGATCCTGAAGCGCCAGTTCGCGCTCGATGCGGACTGCGAGCCGCAGGTCTACGGTATCGGCATGAAGGAATTGTGGGACATCGATCCCGCCAAGCACAAGCCTGGTCTGGTCATCCACACCCAGGGCTGGCCGCTGACCGATGCCTATGGCGGCGGTTTCCTCTACCATCAGGCCAATGGCCAGGTGGCCTTGGGCTTCGTGGTCGGCCTTGGCTACAGCAACCCCTATCTCTACCCGTTCGAGGAATTCCAGCGCTGGAAGCAGCACCCGGAAATCCGGAAATATCTCGAAGGCGGGCGCCGCGTTTCCTATGGTGCGCGCGCGATCAACGAAGGCGGCTGGCAGTCGATCCCCAAGCTTGCCTTCCCCGGCGGCGCTCTGATCGGTTGCTCGGCGGGCTTCGTCAACGTGCCGCGCATCAAGGGCACGCATACCGCGATGAAGTCCGGCATGCTGGCCGCCGAATCCGCGTTCGCCGCGATCCAGGCGGACCGTTCGAGCGATGTGCTGGCCGATTATGAGCCGACGCTGCGGTCGAGCTGGATCGCGACCGAACTCCAGCTGGTCAAGAATGCCGAGCCGCTGCTGGCCAAGTTCGGCAACACCATCGGCACGATGCTGGCGGGTATCGACATGTGGATGCGCACGCTGAAGATCGGCCTGCCCTTCACGATGAAGCACAAGCCCGATTGCGAGAAGCTCGCCCGCAAGGACCACGCCAGGAAAATCGACTATCCCAAGCCCGACGGCGTGATCAGCTTCGACCGTCTGTCCTCGGTGTTCCTGTCGAACACCAATCATGAGGAGGACCAGCCGGTTCACCTGCAGCTCAAGGACCCGTCGATCCCCATCAGCTACAACCTGCCCCTTTATGACGAGCCGGCGCAGCGTTATTGTCCGGCAGGCGTCTATGAGGTGGTCGGGCTGGACGAGGGCAATCCCCGCTTCCAGATCAATGCGCAGAACTGCGTCCACTGCAAGACGTGCGACATCAAGGACCCGACCCAGAATATCAACTGGGTCGTGCCCGAAGGCGGTGGAGGGCCGAACTATCCCAACATGTAG